In Lactococcus garvieae subsp. garvieae, the following proteins share a genomic window:
- a CDS encoding HAD family hydrolase has product MINAIVFDVDDTIYDQQAPFRRAISKVFPDFDMTDMNKAYIRYRHYSDLGFPKVIAGEWDIEYFRFYRTNETLKDLGYPEISRATGDYFQEIYEYELENITMLDEMRLTLDFLKKRNIPVGVITNGPTEHQLKKVRKLGLYDYVEPSHVIVSQATGFQKPEKEIFNLAAQQFGMTPETTLYVGDSYDNDVMGGHNGGWKTMWFNHRGRSISQGEKVHDVEIDSFEQLFGAVKVLFDLPDNKYIMDSNDKTNPVLELGIKSGVNLAAERLLSTGKFDLETVADMLELSKKQIEFLTLKGYK; this is encoded by the coding sequence ATGATTAATGCAATAGTTTTTGACGTTGACGATACAATTTACGACCAGCAAGCACCCTTCAGACGTGCCATTTCGAAAGTCTTCCCTGACTTTGACATGACAGACATGAACAAAGCTTACATTCGCTACCGTCACTATTCAGACCTTGGTTTCCCCAAAGTAATTGCGGGCGAGTGGGACATTGAATATTTCCGTTTTTATCGTACAAATGAAACACTTAAAGATCTGGGCTATCCTGAAATTTCACGTGCTACCGGAGATTATTTCCAAGAAATTTATGAATATGAATTGGAAAACATCACCATGCTTGATGAAATGCGTTTGACACTTGATTTTTTAAAGAAACGTAATATTCCAGTAGGTGTAATTACGAATGGTCCAACAGAACATCAGCTGAAAAAAGTACGCAAACTTGGTTTGTATGATTATGTTGAGCCAAGTCATGTGATTGTTTCGCAAGCAACCGGCTTCCAAAAACCAGAAAAAGAAATATTTAACCTGGCTGCGCAACAATTTGGCATGACGCCTGAAACAACCTTGTATGTAGGGGACTCTTACGACAATGATGTTATGGGCGGTCACAATGGCGGTTGGAAAACCATGTGGTTCAATCACCGCGGACGCAGTATTTCACAAGGTGAAAAAGTACACGATGTCGAAATTGATTCTTTTGAGCAACTCTTTGGTGCTGTAAAAGTCCTTTTTGATCTTCCAGATAACAAATACATCATGGATTCCAATGACAAGACTAACCCTGTCCTTGAGTTGGGTATTAAGTCTGGTGTAAATCTCGCAGCAGAGCGTCTTTTGTCTACAGGGAAATTTGATTTAGAAACTGTAGCTGACATGCTAGAATTAAGCAAAAAACAGATTGAATTCTTGACTTTAAAAGGATACAAATAA
- a CDS encoding ABC transporter ATP-binding protein encodes MTKNIIEFKNVTKTYEDTGTTVLKDITFEIEEGKFYTLLGASGSGKSTILNIIAGLLDATSGDILLDGQRINDVPTNKRDVHTIFQSYALFPNMTVFDNVAFALKIKGVHKSEIAKRVSESLKLVQLEGFEKRAISKLSGGQKQRVAIARAIIDRPKVLLLDESLSALDMKLRKDMQYELRELQQSLGITFIFVTHDQEEALAMSDWIFIMNEGEIVQSGTPTDIYDEPINHFVAEFIGESNIINGRMIEDYLVEFNGQQFEAVDGGMRSNEPIEVVIRPEDIEFTLPDEGKFNVKVDTQLFRGVHYEIVAYDDFDNEWLIHSTHKALVGETVGLNFEPEAIHIMRLDETEEEFDARIEEYVEEEEQTIGIANAVEEEAAEEEAAIMDAVQEALENTMDLTELAQAVNDILHKQENGESEEEE; translated from the coding sequence ATGACCAAAAACATCATTGAATTTAAAAACGTAACGAAAACCTATGAAGACACTGGTACGACAGTGCTCAAAGATATTACTTTTGAGATTGAAGAGGGGAAGTTCTATACCTTGCTGGGGGCTTCTGGTTCAGGTAAATCAACGATTTTAAATATTATTGCTGGACTTTTAGATGCCACATCTGGAGATATTTTGTTGGACGGTCAGCGTATCAATGATGTTCCAACAAACAAGCGTGATGTGCATACGATTTTTCAATCTTACGCCTTGTTCCCGAATATGACGGTCTTTGACAATGTGGCTTTTGCTTTGAAAATCAAGGGAGTTCACAAATCAGAAATCGCAAAACGTGTTTCGGAGTCGCTTAAGCTTGTGCAACTGGAAGGCTTCGAGAAACGTGCCATCAGCAAACTCTCTGGGGGGCAAAAACAACGGGTCGCTATTGCACGCGCCATCATCGACCGTCCTAAAGTTCTTCTGCTGGATGAATCCCTATCAGCTTTGGATATGAAGCTTCGTAAAGATATGCAATATGAACTCCGTGAGTTGCAGCAAAGTCTAGGTATCACTTTTATTTTTGTAACCCATGATCAGGAAGAAGCTTTGGCCATGTCTGACTGGATTTTCATTATGAATGAAGGAGAAATCGTTCAGTCAGGCACACCCACTGATATTTATGACGAGCCAATTAACCATTTCGTGGCAGAGTTTATTGGCGAATCAAATATTATCAATGGTCGCATGATTGAGGACTATCTTGTCGAGTTCAACGGTCAACAATTTGAAGCTGTTGACGGTGGGATGCGCTCTAATGAGCCGATTGAGGTGGTCATTCGTCCTGAAGATATTGAGTTCACCCTGCCTGATGAAGGAAAATTCAATGTGAAAGTCGATACACAACTCTTCCGTGGGGTGCATTATGAAATTGTGGCTTATGATGATTTTGATAACGAATGGCTGATTCACTCTACCCATAAGGCTTTGGTTGGAGAAACGGTCGGCTTAAATTTTGAGCCTGAAGCTATACACATTATGCGTCTTGACGAAACCGAAGAAGAATTTGATGCGCGTATCGAAGAGTATGTTGAGGAAGAAGAGCAAACGATCGGTATTGCAAACGCGGTCGAAGAAGAAGCTGCGGAAGAAGAGGCCGCCATCATGGACGCTGTTCAGGAAGCCTTGGAAAACACAATGGACTTGACGGAGTTAGCGCAAGCCGTAAACGATATTTTGCATAAGCAAGAAAACGGAGAAAGTGAGGAAGAAGAATGA
- a CDS encoding ABC transporter permease, which yields MTKRLFSVPYFLWVGLFVVAPLILLLWQSFFNIQGQFTFSNYSQYFTSSTYLMMTWNSILYALIITVVTLLISFPVSYVLTKHKHKQLLLMLIILPTWVNLLLKAYAFIGIFGKYGSVNSFLQFIGLGRPQILFTDFSFIFVATYISIPFMVLPIFNALEDLDGNLVLASYDLGATRWQTFIHVVWPLSLNGVRSGVQAVFIPSLSLFMLTRLIGGNKVITLGTAVEEHFLTTQNWGMGSTIAIILVFAMMIIMLVTRERKVGS from the coding sequence ATGACCAAAAGACTCTTCTCTGTCCCCTACTTCCTGTGGGTTGGACTGTTCGTTGTAGCACCCCTTATCCTCTTGCTTTGGCAATCTTTCTTTAACATTCAAGGACAGTTTACCTTTTCGAACTATAGCCAGTATTTTACAAGCTCAACTTACCTGATGATGACTTGGAACTCAATCCTCTATGCCCTAATCATTACAGTTGTTACACTCTTGATTAGCTTTCCCGTGTCCTATGTATTAACGAAACACAAGCACAAACAGCTTCTCTTGATGCTAATTATCTTGCCCACTTGGGTGAATTTGCTGCTGAAAGCTTATGCCTTCATTGGTATTTTTGGCAAGTATGGCTCTGTGAACAGTTTCCTACAATTTATCGGGCTTGGTCGTCCGCAGATATTGTTTACAGACTTTAGCTTTATCTTTGTAGCCACTTATATTTCGATTCCTTTCATGGTGCTGCCCATTTTTAATGCCCTTGAGGATTTGGATGGAAACCTCGTCTTAGCCAGTTATGATTTAGGCGCAACGCGTTGGCAAACCTTTATTCATGTGGTTTGGCCTTTATCGCTCAATGGTGTACGCTCAGGTGTCCAAGCAGTTTTCATTCCGAGCTTGTCACTTTTCATGCTGACACGCTTGATTGGCGGAAATAAAGTGATAACGCTAGGTACTGCAGTTGAAGAACATTTTCTCACCACTCAAAACTGGGGGATGGGTTCAACCATTGCCATCATTTTAGTCTTTGCTATGATGATTATTATGTTAGTGACAAGAGAAAGAAAGGTGGGAAGCTAA
- a CDS encoding ABC transporter permease, whose amino-acid sequence MRSKNRIGKIYLGFVLFILYAPIFFLIFYAFNEGGDMNQFTGFTLDNFKELFQDSRLILIVVQTFFLAFLSALIATIIGTFGAMFIENLKTKGKTTFLGLNNVLIVSPDVVIGASFLILFTLVGMKLGFASVLLSHIAFSIPIVVLMVLPLYQEMDKSLVEAAYDLGATQTQALREVILPYLTPGVIAGFFMAFTYSLDDFAVTFFVTGNDFTTISVEIYSRARAGISLEINALSAIVFLFSILLVIGYYIIMRESDTAGKTPNIT is encoded by the coding sequence ATGCGTAGTAAAAACCGTATCGGAAAAATCTATCTGGGCTTTGTGCTCTTTATTCTTTATGCTCCAATCTTTTTCTTGATTTTTTACGCCTTTAACGAAGGCGGGGATATGAATCAATTTACAGGCTTTACCTTAGACAATTTTAAAGAGCTTTTTCAAGACAGTCGTTTAATTTTGATTGTCGTACAAACCTTTTTCTTGGCTTTCTTGAGTGCTCTGATTGCCACAATCATTGGAACTTTTGGCGCCATGTTTATCGAAAACCTTAAAACCAAAGGTAAGACGACTTTCTTAGGCTTAAACAATGTCTTGATTGTATCGCCTGACGTTGTTATTGGTGCAAGCTTCTTGATTCTCTTTACCTTAGTAGGAATGAAACTTGGCTTTGCTTCCGTTTTGTTGAGCCACATCGCCTTTTCTATTCCGATTGTTGTCTTGATGGTGTTGCCACTTTATCAAGAGATGGACAAATCTTTAGTGGAGGCCGCCTATGATTTGGGGGCAACGCAGACTCAAGCACTGAGAGAAGTGATTCTGCCCTATTTGACGCCTGGTGTCATTGCTGGTTTCTTTATGGCCTTCACTTATTCCTTAGATGACTTTGCAGTTACCTTCTTTGTCACAGGAAATGACTTTACGACAATATCTGTTGAGATTTATTCACGCGCGCGTGCAGGCATCTCCCTTGAGATCAATGCGCTATCTGCAATTGTATTTCTCTTCTCAATTTTACTGGTTATAGGGTATTATATAATCATGAGAGAATCAGATACTGCCGGAAAAACACCAAATATTACTTAA
- a CDS encoding ABC transporter substrate-binding protein produces the protein MKKLIYFLTGILAITALLGVTAWRMSAATGVSTSTNSLTIFNWGEYIDPQLLKKFEKETGYKVNYVTFDSNEAMYSKVKQGGMAYDIVVPSEYMVQKMAKENLLLPLDHTKIKNLEYDNPKLLDAAFDPKNTYSVPYFWGTLGIVYNDKYITYPPTKWEDLWSKDYKNSILLTDSSRDVMGMGLIATGSSVNTTNQSEIDRAYDKLLQLTPNVKAILGDEIMSYMINNETPLSVVYSGQASEMTSSNEHLHYVVPARTNIWYDNLAIPKTSKNTKAAYAFINFMQEPENAAANAEYVGYSTPNVKAEALLPAEVREDKSYYPDEALIKEDEAYVNLSPYWTGVYNDLYLQFKMNK, from the coding sequence TTGAAAAAATTAATCTATTTTTTGACAGGGATTTTAGCAATTACTGCCCTTCTTGGCGTTACAGCATGGCGAATGTCCGCCGCAACAGGTGTTTCAACATCTACCAATAGTTTGACGATTTTTAACTGGGGCGAATATATCGATCCACAGCTCCTCAAGAAGTTTGAAAAAGAGACCGGTTATAAGGTAAATTACGTGACATTTGACTCCAATGAAGCCATGTATTCTAAAGTTAAACAAGGCGGGATGGCTTACGATATTGTCGTGCCCAGCGAATACATGGTGCAAAAAATGGCCAAAGAAAATCTTTTGCTTCCTTTAGACCACACCAAGATTAAAAATCTTGAGTATGATAATCCGAAGCTCTTGGATGCGGCATTTGACCCTAAAAATACTTATTCCGTACCTTATTTCTGGGGGACTTTAGGGATTGTATATAATGATAAATACATCACCTATCCACCCACAAAATGGGAAGACCTTTGGTCTAAAGATTACAAAAATTCGATCCTCCTCACAGATAGTAGTCGAGATGTGATGGGGATGGGCTTAATCGCTACAGGAAGCTCTGTGAATACGACCAACCAGTCAGAGATTGATCGTGCTTATGACAAGCTCCTACAGCTTACACCCAATGTTAAAGCCATTCTCGGTGACGAAATCATGAGTTACATGATTAATAACGAAACTCCGCTGTCTGTCGTTTATAGTGGACAAGCTTCAGAAATGACTTCAAGCAATGAACATTTGCACTATGTGGTCCCTGCCCGAACAAACATTTGGTATGATAACTTGGCTATCCCAAAAACCAGTAAAAATACCAAAGCGGCCTATGCCTTTATCAACTTCATGCAAGAACCAGAAAATGCAGCGGCGAATGCTGAATACGTAGGCTATTCAACACCTAACGTGAAAGCTGAAGCGCTCTTGCCTGCAGAAGTTCGTGAAGATAAATCTTACTATCCTGATGAAGCATTAATCAAAGAAGATGAAGCCTATGTTAACCTGAGCCCATATTGGACGGGGGTATATAATGATCTCTATCTTCAGTTTAAGATGAATAAATAA
- a CDS encoding DEAD/DEAH box helicase, giving the protein MTFDKLIQEINDNNTQQRDRGTAFEYLVQAYLKNEPTYKNLYSDVWMLSEVPEEYGIPKNDIGVDLVAQKLTGELVAVQAKFYDHKIQKSDIDSFLGELGKDYYSEGIIVSTMDEWGKNAEEAINNRSDVVRIGLSDLRHSQINWEQWSFAEPDKVQVKSIKDPHNYQKEVIAKSLEYFKENDRGQLIMAPGTGKTFTSLKVAEALAKASDKENYKVLYLVPSIQLLTQTLRAWNNDTQMSMSSMAVTSDRNASRGTVKQDESNLFVKASDIGFPATTSTEKVLENYKELENSAPTELLVVYSTYQSIDVLGNAQKAGFPDFDLIIADEAHRTTGTTALGEEDSAFVKVHDNNHIKGSKRLYQTATPKIYGAEAKSKGSEMSVALSSMDDEELYGQVIYRLGFGDAITRAVLTDYKLMVLAVDEKTIQKDMQKSLSDPENGLNLDDVGRIIGVWNGMLKRETFSNNVSGSPMKRAIAFSRTIKDSKALTEQFESVVNDYLENTDDTHFTAKVHHADGTMSALEKNRELDWLADKDLPENEARILSNVRFLTEGIDVPNLDAIIFLSPRKSQVDIVQAVGRIIRKSEGKDYGYIILPIVIPAGETPESILDNNKSYAVVWQVLNALRSVDERFEATVNKLQLNKKKPENIQVIGVGGAPDDEDGNWKDGGVNEPSIEYQTEFQFDWEEIEGAIYGKIVQKVGDRRYLEDWSQDVSKIAQRHISYINTLLVDNADIKTEFDKFLLSLKHNINDSISDTQAIEMLAQHLITKPIFDALFNEYSVVRNNPVNDAMEAIITEFSKYGFLKEQKELEAFYESVRLRAEGIDNAEAKQKIIVTLYDKFFRTGFKSTTERLGIVFTPVEVVDFIVHSVDDVLRKHFGKTIASKGVHILDPFTGTGTFITRTLQYLKGLMDKGEIKLEDILEKYVNELHANEIILLSYYIAAINIEAVFDEINGEELDYEPFEGIVLTDTFQSTETEDTLDDDFFGGNDERLKRQQEVPITVIMGNPPYSVGQNNANDDGQNIKYPKLDARLAKTYVASTNAINKGSLYDSYIKALRWASDRLSNKGVIGFVSNGAFIDNVAMDGLRYSLYNEFNHLYIFNLRGDARTSGEQRRKEAGNVFDSGSRTPIAISILVKDGSDKHEVHYHDIGDYLNREQKLSILTEARSIENIEWSEIVPDKNNDWINQRDENYESYTSMDDIFFDRHVGIDTSRDAWVYGFSKIKISKNMERMISNYNAELGKSQQELNLSDNYVKWSRALLNRQKRNQAIEFSDGKITLSMYRPFTKKYLYLDKSVNENTGRNELSFKNSNFGIFTQGPGVKTKFSALPINIVPNKHFINTGKGYYVNADDSDGLFHENEINIQSNFLNHFESGESAIYYLYSLFHSAFVSKYENDLRKDVPRIPLLKNKEKFVEIGRQLANLHLNYEHQPSWEGVTVSGIESKNFKVKKMKHPKRGQLDTIVFNESITISNIPEQAYEYVVNGRPAIEWIIDQYQIKTDKKSGIVDDPNDFAPENPRYILDLLLSVITVSMTTVELVGQLPKMEVEE; this is encoded by the coding sequence ATGACCTTCGACAAACTCATTCAAGAAATCAATGATAATAATACCCAACAACGTGACCGAGGAACGGCTTTTGAATATCTTGTTCAAGCTTATTTGAAAAATGAGCCGACATACAAGAATCTTTATTCAGATGTATGGATGCTTTCAGAAGTGCCTGAAGAATACGGTATTCCTAAAAATGATATTGGCGTAGATTTAGTCGCACAAAAACTGACAGGCGAACTTGTGGCTGTTCAAGCAAAATTTTATGACCACAAGATTCAGAAATCTGATATTGATTCCTTCTTAGGGGAACTCGGAAAGGACTATTACTCTGAGGGCATCATTGTTTCTACTATGGATGAATGGGGAAAGAACGCAGAAGAAGCCATTAATAATCGTTCGGATGTGGTGCGCATCGGCTTGTCAGATCTTCGCCATTCTCAAATTAACTGGGAACAATGGTCTTTTGCAGAACCTGATAAGGTTCAAGTGAAATCCATCAAAGACCCACACAATTATCAAAAGGAAGTCATTGCGAAATCTCTTGAATATTTCAAAGAAAATGACCGTGGACAGCTTATCATGGCTCCAGGTACAGGTAAGACGTTCACGAGTTTGAAAGTGGCGGAAGCACTGGCTAAGGCATCAGACAAAGAAAATTATAAAGTCCTTTACCTTGTGCCGTCTATCCAACTTTTAACTCAAACTCTCCGAGCATGGAACAATGATACTCAGATGTCTATGTCAAGCATGGCGGTAACCTCAGATAGAAATGCAAGCCGTGGCACGGTCAAACAAGACGAGTCAAATCTCTTTGTCAAAGCATCAGATATAGGTTTTCCTGCGACAACTTCCACAGAAAAAGTCCTAGAAAATTACAAAGAACTTGAAAATTCCGCACCAACGGAGCTTTTGGTCGTTTATTCAACTTATCAATCTATTGATGTTTTAGGCAATGCTCAAAAAGCAGGCTTTCCAGATTTTGATTTAATCATTGCGGATGAAGCGCACCGTACAACAGGGACAACAGCACTGGGAGAAGAAGATTCTGCTTTTGTCAAAGTGCATGACAATAACCATATCAAAGGCTCAAAACGTCTCTATCAAACAGCAACACCAAAAATCTATGGTGCAGAAGCCAAATCCAAAGGCTCTGAGATGTCTGTTGCCCTTTCTTCTATGGATGACGAAGAATTATACGGTCAAGTCATTTATCGTCTCGGTTTTGGAGATGCTATTACTCGTGCTGTACTGACGGACTACAAGCTCATGGTCTTGGCAGTCGATGAAAAGACCATCCAAAAAGATATGCAAAAATCTTTGTCTGACCCTGAAAATGGACTGAATCTTGATGATGTCGGACGTATAATCGGCGTGTGGAACGGAATGCTTAAGCGTGAAACTTTCTCAAATAATGTCTCAGGTAGTCCGATGAAGCGAGCTATTGCCTTTTCACGTACCATAAAAGACAGTAAAGCACTGACAGAACAGTTTGAGTCAGTGGTCAATGACTATCTCGAAAATACAGATGACACGCACTTTACAGCTAAAGTCCATCATGCGGACGGTACAATGAGTGCCTTAGAGAAAAACAGAGAGCTTGATTGGTTGGCAGATAAAGACTTGCCTGAAAATGAAGCCCGCATTCTTTCAAACGTTCGATTTTTGACTGAGGGAATTGATGTCCCTAATTTGGATGCCATTATTTTCCTTTCTCCTCGTAAATCACAAGTGGATATTGTGCAAGCAGTCGGACGCATTATCCGTAAATCTGAGGGTAAAGATTATGGCTATATTATCTTACCTATCGTCATTCCTGCAGGAGAAACGCCTGAGTCTATTCTTGATAATAACAAATCCTATGCCGTAGTCTGGCAAGTCCTCAATGCTCTGCGTTCCGTAGATGAGCGTTTTGAAGCGACAGTCAATAAACTTCAACTCAATAAAAAGAAACCTGAAAATATCCAAGTCATTGGAGTTGGCGGAGCGCCTGATGATGAAGACGGCAACTGGAAAGATGGAGGTGTCAATGAACCTTCAATAGAATATCAGACAGAATTTCAATTTGACTGGGAAGAAATAGAAGGCGCAATCTATGGCAAGATTGTCCAAAAAGTCGGAGACCGTCGATATTTAGAAGATTGGTCACAAGATGTCTCGAAAATTGCACAACGTCATATTTCTTATATCAATACTTTGCTTGTAGATAATGCGGATATTAAAACAGAATTTGACAAATTCCTGTTGTCGCTTAAACATAATATCAATGACTCCATATCCGACACGCAAGCCATTGAGATGTTGGCACAGCATTTGATTACCAAACCTATCTTTGATGCGCTCTTCAATGAATACAGCGTGGTCAGAAATAATCCTGTCAATGATGCTATGGAAGCGATCATCACAGAGTTTTCAAAATACGGTTTCCTAAAGGAACAAAAAGAACTGGAAGCTTTTTATGAATCTGTTCGCCTGAGAGCTGAGGGCATTGACAATGCAGAAGCCAAGCAAAAAATCATTGTTACGCTCTATGATAAGTTTTTCCGTACAGGTTTTAAATCAACCACAGAGCGCTTGGGGATTGTCTTTACACCCGTAGAAGTGGTAGATTTTATTGTTCATTCTGTCGATGATGTATTGAGAAAACACTTTGGCAAGACGATTGCCAGTAAAGGTGTCCATATCCTTGACCCGTTCACGGGTACAGGAACATTCATCACGCGCACGCTCCAATATTTGAAAGGCTTGATGGATAAGGGCGAAATCAAGCTTGAAGATATTCTTGAAAAATATGTCAATGAACTGCACGCCAATGAGATTATTCTTTTGAGCTACTATATCGCAGCTATCAATATTGAAGCGGTCTTTGATGAAATCAATGGCGAGGAGTTAGATTATGAACCTTTTGAGGGGATTGTCCTGACTGACACTTTCCAATCGACTGAGACCGAAGATACCTTGGATGATGATTTCTTTGGTGGCAATGATGAACGCTTGAAACGTCAGCAAGAAGTGCCGATTACTGTTATTATGGGGAATCCGCCTTATTCAGTAGGACAGAATAATGCAAATGATGATGGACAAAATATCAAATATCCTAAGTTAGATGCTAGACTTGCTAAAACTTATGTAGCAAGTACTAATGCAATAAACAAAGGTTCACTTTATGATTCTTATATTAAGGCACTTCGTTGGGCATCAGATAGGTTATCTAACAAAGGAGTGATAGGGTTTGTGTCAAATGGAGCGTTTATAGATAATGTTGCTATGGATGGTCTCCGCTACTCTCTTTACAATGAATTCAACCATCTCTACATTTTCAACTTGCGAGGAGATGCACGAACATCTGGTGAACAACGTAGAAAAGAGGCAGGAAATGTATTTGATTCAGGAAGTCGCACACCGATAGCAATTTCTATTTTAGTCAAAGACGGCAGTGATAAACATGAAGTGCATTATCATGATATAGGCGACTACCTCAATCGGGAACAAAAACTGTCAATTTTGACAGAAGCTCGTTCTATTGAAAATATTGAATGGTCTGAGATTGTACCTGATAAGAATAACGACTGGATAAATCAGCGTGATGAGAATTATGAAAGTTACACTTCAATGGATGATATATTTTTTGACAGACATGTCGGCATAGATACAAGTCGTGATGCTTGGGTTTATGGATTTTCTAAAATTAAAATTTCTAAAAATATGGAAAGAATGATTTCAAATTACAATGCTGAATTGGGGAAATCACAGCAGGAATTAAATTTAAGCGATAATTATGTTAAATGGTCAAGAGCTTTGTTGAATCGACAGAAAAGAAATCAGGCGATTGAGTTTAGTGATGGAAAAATAACTTTAAGCATGTATAGACCTTTTACTAAAAAATATCTATATTTAGATAAATCTGTCAATGAGAATACAGGAAGAAATGAATTATCGTTCAAAAATAGTAATTTCGGCATATTTACTCAAGGACCGGGTGTGAAAACGAAATTCTCTGCTTTACCAATAAATATAGTGCCAAATAAACACTTTATAAATACAGGTAAAGGATATTATGTAAATGCGGATGATTCTGATGGTTTATTCCATGAAAACGAAATCAATATTCAAAGTAATTTCTTAAATCACTTTGAAAGTGGCGAATCTGCAATTTACTATTTATATTCATTGTTCCATAGTGCTTTTGTATCAAAATACGAAAATGATCTTAGAAAAGATGTGCCCCGCATCCCATTACTCAAAAACAAAGAAAAATTTGTTGAAATTGGACGACAGCTTGCAAATTTGCATTTAAACTATGAACATCAGCCAAGTTGGGAAGGTGTGACAGTTTCAGGCATTGAGTCCAAGAATTTCAAAGTGAAGAAGATGAAACACCCGAAAAGAGGACAGCTTGATACGATTGTTTTCAATGAATCTATCACGATTTCAAATATTCCTGAGCAGGCTTATGAGTATGTGGTCAACGGTCGTCCTGCGATTGAGTGGATTATTGACCAATATCAGATTAAGACAGATAAAAAATCAGGTATTGTAGATGACCCTAATGACTTTGCGCCTGAAAATCCACGCTATATTTTGGATTTGCTTTTGAGCGTGATTACTGTTTCGATGACGACGGTGGAATTAGTTGGGCAGTTGCCTAAGATGGAGGTTGAGGAATGA
- a CDS encoding SIR2 family protein: protein MSKKYCFKSSNLNLSQSKEGEQEKYIYYKNDEELKVEDSDEEYTEQKFDKEIKVAVSNWVDNRFDNIVCLIGAGASVVSGKGGLPDEKYGKTVAMIGTAVLSALKDGKYVFEEQERDVFTLKELIKKTKYKETIKKEIQEEETQEVIEEFIVKEELIKEFNFENFLSVLLSYEKFVPENQQTKLENSIKAIRQEIIKATSYDSYDDKFKHGKFLNILSKLITDKKQKLNIATTNYDTLIEDSANQEGFTVLDGFKFAQIPFFDASMFDWHLIKDIPNVKTQEVEYMSKVINLLKIHGSLTWELNQTEKRILRKDKNVKNPIMVFPSSDKYAQSYQEPYFELFTKFQELLKRSNTLLITSGFSFADNHISRMILQAIKSNSSLHVLVTDYDIEPENPNENWTALVKMQEKDYQIAFLKAAMNGKLTDYFGGY, encoded by the coding sequence ATGAGTAAAAAATATTGTTTTAAATCATCAAATCTAAACTTATCTCAAAGTAAAGAGGGTGAACAAGAAAAATACATCTATTATAAAAATGATGAAGAACTGAAGGTGGAAGATTCAGATGAAGAATATACAGAACAAAAATTTGATAAAGAAATTAAAGTAGCAGTATCTAATTGGGTAGATAATCGCTTTGATAACATTGTATGTCTTATTGGTGCGGGAGCTTCTGTTGTTTCAGGAAAAGGTGGATTACCAGATGAAAAATATGGTAAAACGGTCGCTATGATTGGTACCGCTGTACTTTCTGCATTAAAAGATGGAAAATATGTTTTTGAAGAGCAAGAGCGTGATGTTTTTACTTTGAAAGAGTTGATTAAAAAAACAAAATATAAAGAAACTATAAAAAAAGAAATTCAAGAGGAAGAAACACAGGAGGTTATTGAGGAATTTATCGTAAAAGAGGAATTGATTAAAGAATTTAATTTTGAAAATTTTCTTTCTGTACTTTTGTCTTATGAAAAATTTGTTCCTGAAAATCAGCAGACTAAGCTTGAGAATTCTATAAAAGCAATCCGCCAAGAAATAATCAAGGCAACTAGCTATGATTCTTATGACGATAAGTTTAAGCATGGTAAATTTTTGAATATCCTTTCTAAGTTAATAACTGACAAGAAACAAAAATTAAATATTGCTACAACGAATTATGATACCTTGATAGAAGATTCTGCAAATCAGGAAGGTTTTACTGTCTTAGATGGGTTCAAATTTGCTCAAATACCATTCTTTGATGCTTCAATGTTTGACTGGCATCTTATAAAAGATATTCCAAATGTTAAAACACAAGAAGTTGAATATATGTCAAAAGTTATTAACCTTTTGAAAATTCACGGTTCGCTAACATGGGAGCTAAATCAAACTGAAAAGAGGATTCTTCGTAAAGATAAAAATGTAAAGAATCCAATAATGGTATTTCCAAGTTCAGACAAGTATGCTCAATCTTATCAAGAACCTTATTTTGAACTGTTCACAAAATTTCAGGAGCTTTTGAAAAGAAGTAATACTTTGCTGATTACTTCGGGTTTCTCTTTTGCAGATAATCATATATCAAGAATGATTCTGCAAGCTATCAAATCAAATAGTAGTTTACATGTCCTTGTGACTGATTATGATATTGAACCAGAAAATCCTAATGAAAATTGGACTGCGTTAGTAAAAATGCAAGAAAAGGACTATCAAATTGCATTTTTGAAAGCAGCAATGAATGGTAAGTTGACAGATTACTTTGGAGGGTATTGA